From Marispirochaeta aestuarii, a single genomic window includes:
- a CDS encoding dTDP-4-dehydrorhamnose reductase family protein, protein MSNRILVLGSSGMAGHVITKYLGQKAEFVVFDCGPRKKLTPKTFLCDIVSDTELAGVLDETRPDVIINCIGVLVKESENDHVSAITVNTLLPHRLSKICENRNIKFIHLSTDCVFSGTAGPYKIDDCKDAFDFYGKTKSLGEIDYGDHLTIRTSIVGPELGHHGTGLLHWFFTQKGTINGYTRALWSGVTTLELARIIEIIVKEKISISGIQQISVTEGISKFDLLSIVNKKFHRGLNIAPVDEPKVDKRLIHSAPENIEPNPYNRQFDDLYLWMQEYKQLYKEYFTSR, encoded by the coding sequence GTGAGTAATCGTATTCTCGTTCTCGGCTCGTCTGGCATGGCTGGTCATGTAATAACAAAATATTTGGGACAGAAAGCTGAATTTGTAGTGTTCGATTGCGGACCCAGAAAAAAACTTACTCCCAAAACATTTTTATGCGATATTGTCAGTGACACTGAATTAGCTGGTGTATTAGATGAAACCCGCCCGGATGTAATTATTAATTGCATTGGTGTTCTGGTTAAAGAATCAGAGAATGATCATGTCTCAGCTATTACAGTAAATACTCTTCTTCCTCATCGTTTGTCTAAGATTTGTGAGAACAGGAATATAAAGTTCATTCATTTAAGCACAGATTGTGTCTTTTCCGGAACTGCAGGTCCATATAAAATAGATGATTGTAAAGACGCATTCGATTTCTACGGGAAAACAAAGAGTCTCGGAGAGATTGATTATGGAGATCATTTAACAATAAGAACTTCAATTGTCGGCCCTGAACTTGGTCATCATGGAACAGGTTTGTTGCACTGGTTTTTTACACAGAAAGGTACAATAAACGGCTATACAAGGGCGCTGTGGTCCGGGGTGACTACTCTGGAACTCGCACGAATTATCGAAATTATTGTCAAAGAAAAAATAAGTATATCCGGTATTCAACAAATATCCGTGACTGAGGGTATTTCTAAATTTGATTTGCTATCGATCGTGAATAAGAAATTTCATCGTGGGTTAAATATTGCCCCGGTAGATGAACCTAAAGTTGACAAGCGACTGATTCATAGCGCACCAGAAAATATAGAGCCAAATCCTTATAATAGACAGTTTGATGATTTATATTTATGGATGCAGGAATATAAGCAGTTATATAAGGAGTATTTTACATCCAGATGA
- a CDS encoding glycosyltransferase, which yields MKILHFIPKFSSISQSFIYDLLLRLDKIDHVDNTVLTYKRSQEKERPYKDVKIIKSNTLMERLMYKILRKIGCKRIVAPNIRALRRELNKKNDYDIFHAHFGNSAYKAFIADDSVEFAIKTVVSIHGTDITKNFASKKKYREVLISAANRGCIFLANSQFLASKAIELGLPRENIKIVYNTVNEKFLNAERELPYADGPLRIISIGRLIDVKGHEYLIRAVPVLKRNIKNIQLSIVGDGINLSKLKNLVHDLGIDENVHFLGSVSHDKLPEILSNHHIYVQPSIIYEKTGQEESFGIVILEALAVGLPVIVTNTGGMPEVVNFTSSKWAKIIPQKDEMSIAKAVNEIIDNNKSFKLKDPDRINILEKYTAEKQTETLLDIYSDVIGNYADET from the coding sequence ATGAAAATCCTCCATTTCATTCCAAAGTTCTCTTCAATATCGCAATCCTTTATTTATGATTTGCTATTACGATTGGATAAGATAGATCATGTCGACAACACAGTTCTGACGTATAAACGTAGTCAGGAAAAAGAACGCCCGTATAAGGATGTTAAGATAATAAAATCAAATACATTAATGGAACGGTTAATGTATAAAATATTGAGAAAAATCGGCTGTAAACGTATCGTCGCACCGAACATTCGTGCCCTGAGAAGGGAACTTAATAAAAAAAATGATTATGATATATTTCATGCTCATTTTGGTAATTCCGCATATAAAGCATTCATTGCTGACGATTCTGTAGAGTTTGCCATTAAAACAGTAGTAAGTATTCATGGAACGGACATAACAAAGAACTTTGCATCCAAGAAAAAGTATAGAGAGGTATTGATTTCGGCAGCGAATCGAGGTTGCATATTTCTGGCTAATTCACAGTTTTTAGCTTCAAAAGCAATTGAATTAGGACTACCGCGTGAAAACATAAAAATAGTCTACAACACTGTAAATGAAAAATTTCTCAACGCTGAACGGGAGTTACCATACGCTGATGGTCCCCTCAGAATAATCAGTATCGGGAGACTGATTGATGTCAAAGGACATGAGTATTTGATTCGGGCTGTACCGGTTTTAAAACGGAATATCAAAAATATACAGCTGAGTATTGTCGGAGATGGTATCAATCTTAGTAAGCTCAAGAACCTTGTGCATGACTTGGGAATTGATGAGAATGTACATTTTTTGGGTTCCGTATCACACGATAAACTGCCTGAGATTTTATCAAATCATCATATTTATGTTCAGCCATCGATAATTTACGAGAAGACCGGACAGGAAGAGTCCTTTGGGATAGTTATTCTTGAAGCATTAGCAGTTGGTTTGCCGGTAATTGTAACAAATACCGGTGGAATGCCGGAAGTCGTTAATTTTACTTCATCGAAATGGGCAAAAATCATTCCTCAGAAGGACGAGATGAGTATAGCGAAGGCTGTTAATGAAATAATAGATAATAATAAGAGTTTTAAATTGAAAGATCCGGATCGAATTAATATCTTAGAAAAATACACTGCTGAAAAGCAAACAGAAACACTTCTCGATATTTATTCTGATGTTATTGGTAATTATGCTGATGAAACTTAA
- a CDS encoding polysaccharide biosynthesis protein — MMFNQNTLMITGGTGSFGNAVLKRFLDSNIKEIRILSRDEKKQDDMRKKYDNDKLRFYIGDVRDYNSIKDAFIGVDYVFHAAALKQVPSCEFFPIEAVKTNIIGSDNVITACMAAGVKRAVFLSTDKAAYPINAMGMSKALMEKNVIARSRSIDPKNGPILCITRYGNVMASRGSVIPLFSKQIENKKPVTITDPSMTRFLMSLDDAVDLVLYAYKHGKSGDLFVQKAPACTINDLADAIMAYKDITVEKNIIGTRHGEKVFETLVTKEEMVRSVDKGDYFRILPDNRDLNYSQYFSEGDSSVQQIQEYTSHNTHRLDVQGVLKLLKKLGNLEEQA; from the coding sequence ATGATGTTTAATCAAAATACTTTAATGATAACCGGTGGAACCGGTTCTTTTGGAAATGCTGTTTTAAAGCGTTTCTTGGATTCAAATATTAAAGAAATTCGTATTCTCTCTCGCGATGAAAAAAAACAGGATGATATGCGAAAGAAGTACGACAATGACAAGTTAAGGTTTTATATTGGAGATGTAAGAGATTATAATTCAATCAAAGATGCATTTATTGGTGTGGATTATGTTTTTCATGCTGCAGCGTTAAAACAGGTTCCCTCCTGCGAGTTTTTTCCAATCGAAGCGGTGAAAACAAATATCATTGGAAGTGACAATGTTATTACTGCGTGTATGGCCGCGGGGGTAAAACGTGCGGTGTTTTTAAGTACAGACAAGGCGGCATATCCTATCAATGCGATGGGTATGAGTAAGGCATTGATGGAAAAGAATGTAATTGCACGAAGTCGAAGTATTGATCCTAAAAATGGCCCGATATTATGCATTACCCGATATGGAAATGTTATGGCGTCCCGTGGTTCGGTTATACCATTGTTTTCTAAACAGATAGAGAATAAAAAACCTGTTACCATAACAGATCCTTCAATGACCAGGTTTTTAATGTCCCTGGATGATGCTGTTGATCTGGTATTATATGCATACAAACATGGAAAATCCGGAGATTTGTTTGTACAGAAAGCCCCCGCGTGTACTATAAATGATCTTGCTGATGCGATAATGGCATATAAAGATATTACTGTAGAAAAAAATATTATTGGAACCAGACATGGAGAGAAGGTGTTTGAAACGCTGGTGACAAAAGAAGAAATGGTAAGGTCTGTTGATAAAGGAGATTATTTCCGAATACTCCCTGATAATCGAGATCTGAATTATTCTCAATATTTTTCCGAAGGTGATTCAAGTGTACAGCAAATACAGGAATACACCTCGCATAACACTCACCGCTTGGACGTTCAAGGTGTGCTGAAATTGTTAAAAAAACTTGGAAACTTAGAGGAACAGGCATAG
- a CDS encoding glycosyltransferase family 2 protein: MHSTQARVSVIIPTYKRPIELKRALDSVLLQDYTDYEILVIDDNPPQSETRRATEELISSLEGPIVHIKNKESLGGAGARNEGIRQAKGELIAFLDDDDQWLAGKLRAQVELLDSLDKNVCSVDTGFYEVDETKDTRKIVEPALRGAIFDELLVKHKGRAPKLSTMLCRAAALREVGMFDPELPARQDLDLYLRLARKYTFEYIKEPLAVKYIHSSGRITGNVQSKIRAFDLYYRKYHDDFCSRPPLHRIFLRKQALWLLVARQYRRGLATLLRSIVPICHGNRK, translated from the coding sequence ATGCACAGCACCCAAGCCCGGGTTTCAGTAATAATCCCCACCTATAAACGGCCGATCGAGCTCAAGCGGGCACTGGACAGCGTACTGCTCCAGGATTATACGGATTACGAGATTCTGGTAATTGATGATAACCCGCCGCAGAGCGAAACCCGAAGGGCCACAGAAGAGCTGATCTCCTCACTTGAGGGACCGATAGTACACATAAAGAATAAAGAGTCCCTGGGGGGCGCCGGGGCGCGAAACGAGGGCATTCGACAGGCAAAGGGAGAGTTAATCGCTTTTCTGGACGACGACGATCAGTGGCTTGCCGGCAAGCTCAGGGCCCAGGTGGAGCTTCTTGATTCTCTGGATAAGAATGTCTGCAGCGTGGATACCGGGTTTTACGAGGTGGACGAAACAAAGGATACCAGAAAAATCGTGGAACCTGCCCTGCGCGGGGCCATTTTTGACGAGCTTCTGGTCAAGCATAAGGGACGGGCTCCAAAACTCTCCACCATGCTCTGCCGTGCCGCAGCCCTCCGGGAAGTCGGCATGTTCGACCCGGAACTGCCCGCCCGACAGGACCTTGACCTCTACCTGCGGCTGGCCAGGAAATATACCTTCGAATATATAAAAGAACCCCTGGCGGTAAAGTATATCCACTCCTCGGGCCGCATTACCGGAAATGTGCAAAGCAAGATCCGCGCCTTCGACCTCTATTACAGGAAGTACCATGACGATTTCTGCTCCCGCCCCCCGCTGCACCGCATCTTCCTGCGCAAGCAGGCCCTGTGGCTGCTTGTTGCCCGGCAATACAGGCGAGGCCTTGCCACCCTGCTACGGAGCATTGTACCGATCTGTCACGGAAACAGGAAATAA
- the wecB gene encoding non-hydrolyzing UDP-N-acetylglucosamine 2-epimerase produces the protein MKVMVIVGTRPEIIRLSRVIILLRETFDCVFVHTGQNYSYELGEIFYKDLELDPPDYYLNAVGNTLAETLGLIISKSDEVMEKEAPDALLVLGDTNSALSVIPAKRRKIPIFHFEAGNRCFDQRVPEEINRRIVDHTADINLTYSEIAKQNLLREGLPMDRVFNIGSPMFEVLECYKDKINQAKVLEKFGLKPDHYFVLSAHREENVDSKDKLNDLMSAIESVLVDYPFPILFSVHPRTEKKLKEHGLMLNDRIIASKPLCFTEYVALQKHAYCVLSDSGTITEESAILNIPALNLRETHERHEGMEKAAVTMTGFDPKLIKIGINIARRQVDRTEVQLNSIPDYAQKNISEKVVKIILSYTSYINRKSWLKV, from the coding sequence ATGAAAGTAATGGTAATTGTCGGCACCCGACCTGAAATAATCCGTTTATCCAGAGTCATTATTCTTCTTCGAGAGACTTTTGATTGTGTTTTTGTACATACTGGCCAAAACTATTCTTATGAGCTTGGCGAGATTTTTTATAAAGATCTCGAGTTAGATCCGCCCGATTACTATTTAAACGCCGTGGGAAATACTCTTGCTGAAACATTAGGCTTGATAATATCAAAGTCTGATGAAGTTATGGAAAAAGAGGCACCTGATGCACTCCTTGTTCTAGGGGATACAAACAGTGCTTTATCCGTTATTCCGGCAAAAAGAAGGAAAATCCCTATTTTTCATTTTGAAGCCGGGAATAGATGTTTTGACCAACGCGTACCGGAAGAAATAAACAGGAGAATCGTAGACCATACAGCGGATATTAATTTGACGTATAGTGAAATCGCCAAGCAGAATTTACTTCGTGAGGGATTACCGATGGATAGAGTGTTCAATATCGGAAGTCCAATGTTCGAGGTCCTTGAATGCTATAAAGATAAGATTAACCAGGCTAAAGTGCTTGAAAAATTCGGTCTCAAACCTGATCACTATTTTGTATTAAGTGCGCATCGGGAAGAAAATGTCGACAGTAAAGACAAGCTAAATGATTTGATGTCTGCTATAGAGAGTGTTTTAGTTGATTACCCGTTTCCGATTCTTTTTTCTGTACATCCGAGGACAGAAAAGAAATTGAAAGAGCATGGCCTTATGCTGAATGACAGAATCATAGCCTCTAAACCTCTATGTTTTACAGAATATGTAGCGCTGCAAAAGCATGCATATTGTGTTTTATCTGATAGTGGAACGATAACGGAAGAATCTGCAATTCTGAATATCCCTGCTTTGAACTTGAGGGAGACACATGAGAGACATGAGGGGATGGAAAAAGCAGCTGTAACCATGACCGGCTTTGATCCGAAGTTAATTAAAATCGGCATAAACATTGCGCGACGACAAGTCGATAGAACAGAAGTTCAACTCAACAGTATTCCGGACTATGCTCAGAAGAATATTTCAGAAAAAGTAGTTAAAATAATTCTTAGCTATACCTCATATATCAATAGGAAATCGTGGCTAAAAGTGTGA
- a CDS encoding acyltransferase, whose translation MKNMIKKIRIIKKKILCSMYTRAAYRKAGSVGKNLKVYFPVKLTKNTFIGNDCGFNELKIFGHGKVTIGDNFHSGRDCKIITHVHNYDEGVTIPFDNTFIVRDIQIEDFVWIGSYVIILGGVTLGEGCIIQAGSVVVNDIPPMAIAGGHPAKVFKYRDTEHFTKLKNEKKFLK comes from the coding sequence ATGAAGAATATGATAAAGAAGATCAGGATAATTAAAAAGAAAATTCTGTGTTCTATGTATACTCGAGCTGCTTACCGTAAAGCCGGATCTGTGGGGAAAAATTTAAAGGTGTATTTCCCTGTAAAACTTACCAAAAATACGTTTATCGGTAACGATTGCGGGTTCAATGAGTTAAAGATATTCGGCCATGGTAAGGTAACAATCGGCGATAACTTTCATTCCGGAAGAGATTGCAAGATCATCACACATGTTCATAATTATGATGAGGGAGTTACCATACCATTTGACAACACTTTTATTGTAAGGGATATACAAATAGAGGATTTTGTCTGGATTGGATCATACGTAATAATCCTGGGTGGTGTTACCCTGGGTGAAGGTTGCATTATTCAGGCGGGCTCTGTTGTGGTAAACGACATTCCCCCTATGGCTATTGCCGGCGGACATCCTGCAAAGGTTTTTAAATATCGGGATACTGAACACTTTACAAAGCTGAAAAACGAAAAGAAATTCTTAAAATAA
- a CDS encoding AAA family ATPase: protein MIIELIGLPGCGKSHISVLLAERLRNAGIPALEPSRRIGHGRPLPRLAAKSACALAFLLLHPINTIRTVLAVAHTRQTSLNNLAKSLFNLLFVRGLFVLFPQKNRVLLLDQGLVQGCASVHFSASRPLAQGFLASLPVPKLVLHIRADRETVIRRLGKRVTGAGSRVEENPAEQLSRYAEALESLTDRPPLEAARIIEMRNNGDSKTLDKDLDAVVEKIVQMYKSSR, encoded by the coding sequence ATGATCATCGAACTCATCGGGCTTCCAGGCTGCGGTAAATCCCACATTTCCGTCCTGCTTGCAGAACGCCTGCGTAACGCCGGTATACCCGCCCTGGAACCCTCCCGCCGGATCGGCCACGGCAGACCATTGCCTCGCCTGGCCGCCAAATCCGCCTGTGCTCTTGCCTTCCTTCTTCTGCACCCCATCAACACTATCCGGACTGTCCTCGCGGTGGCGCATACCCGACAGACCTCCCTGAATAACCTTGCAAAATCCCTGTTCAACCTCCTCTTCGTCCGCGGCCTGTTTGTACTGTTCCCGCAGAAAAACCGGGTTTTGCTCCTTGACCAGGGACTCGTCCAGGGCTGCGCTTCGGTGCATTTTTCCGCTTCCCGACCGCTGGCGCAGGGCTTTTTAGCTTCCCTGCCGGTGCCGAAACTTGTGCTGCACATCCGGGCCGACCGGGAAACAGTAATCCGGCGTCTCGGTAAACGGGTCACGGGCGCAGGGAGCCGGGTGGAGGAGAATCCCGCTGAGCAGCTCTCACGCTATGCCGAGGCTCTTGAATCCCTGACAGACAGGCCGCCTCTTGAAGCTGCGCGAATAATCGAGATGAGGAATAATGGGGACAGTAAAACGCTTGATAAAGATCTGGATGCTGTGGTTGAGAAGATCGTACAAATGTACAAGTCTTCCAGGTGA
- a CDS encoding phytase, translating into MRSLILVSVLILSSCFYSYETGIRPINVSDPVTHDSDDPAIWIDSATPGNSLILGTDKGGDGALYVYDIQGNEIPGLTISGLDTPNNVDVEYGLDPSGFDYDIAVVTERGRQQLRIYSLPGMIPIDNGGIPMFVGESNRNCMGISLYKRPGDGEIFAVVSRNGGPSGSYLWQYRLDVDGAGIVTAAHVRSFGLFSDRSQIESVVVDDELGFIYYSDELAGVRKYHADPDHPDADEQLSLIGLRDFSRESEGISIYDLGDGTGYIIVSDQKANSFNIYPREGTAADGNHHPLIKRVDVQAEDSDGNEIGSTTVFPLYAGGLFVAMSTDRTFHYYAWDQIANAPGEPLRSLSD; encoded by the coding sequence ATGCGAAGTCTTATTCTGGTATCGGTGCTGATCTTATCCTCCTGTTTCTATTCCTACGAGACGGGCATCCGCCCGATCAACGTGTCCGATCCGGTTACCCACGACAGCGATGATCCAGCGATATGGATTGATTCTGCAACACCTGGAAACAGCCTTATCCTCGGTACCGACAAAGGCGGTGATGGGGCGCTGTATGTCTACGACATTCAGGGAAATGAAATACCGGGCCTGACAATTTCCGGCCTTGATACGCCGAATAATGTGGATGTGGAGTACGGACTGGATCCATCCGGGTTCGACTATGATATTGCTGTTGTTACCGAACGTGGACGCCAACAGCTGCGGATCTACAGTCTGCCGGGTATGATTCCCATCGATAACGGTGGTATTCCCATGTTCGTCGGGGAATCCAACCGTAACTGTATGGGGATTTCATTGTATAAACGCCCCGGTGACGGTGAAATTTTTGCCGTCGTCAGCAGAAACGGCGGTCCTTCCGGCAGCTATCTGTGGCAGTATCGGCTTGATGTAGATGGTGCCGGAATAGTAACCGCGGCTCATGTACGCTCCTTCGGCCTCTTCAGCGACAGGTCCCAGATAGAGAGCGTTGTCGTGGATGATGAACTGGGATTTATCTATTATTCCGACGAACTTGCGGGGGTCAGAAAATACCACGCGGACCCGGATCATCCTGATGCGGATGAACAGCTTTCCCTGATCGGTCTCCGGGACTTTTCCAGAGAATCAGAAGGAATTTCAATCTACGATCTGGGTGATGGTACCGGGTATATTATAGTCTCTGACCAGAAAGCGAACAGCTTCAATATTTATCCCAGGGAAGGAACTGCAGCTGACGGAAACCACCACCCCCTTATCAAGCGGGTGGATGTCCAGGCAGAAGACAGCGACGGCAACGAAATCGGGAGTACTACAGTTTTCCCCCTTTATGCAGGCGGCCTGTTCGTCGCCATGTCCACAGACAGGACCTTCCATTATTACGCCTGGGATCAGATCGCAAATGCTCCAGGAGAACCCCTTCGCAGTCTCTCTGATTAA
- a CDS encoding glycosyltransferase, with the protein MASIAIKPKVSILIPVYNGSNFLKQAIDSAIGQNYTEKEIIVINDGSNDNGATRKDAESFVPNIMYYEKENGGVASALNLGIEKSTGEYISWLSHDDFYYPNKLEDQISYVTSLENNKVIVFSNEDMVDENNIVIRPAFQRKFDNSKFYRELLVKKFIGGCSLLIPRKAFDRCGEFDESLRTVQDYDMWFRMLNNGYTFSYYQITSGAKRRHGGQDSQQKKELRRKEKIVLLKRALTSMTDEVLQKNFPKGSGDFFTIARSFYKQGLSEVYLYCFERGLRIRTGFRQRLLTVPSCIYTKIYPFFYEKRKAMKEIIKIFLKSVSKKR; encoded by the coding sequence ATGGCATCGATTGCTATAAAACCTAAAGTATCTATACTGATTCCCGTATATAACGGTTCAAATTTTCTTAAGCAGGCTATTGACAGCGCTATAGGACAGAATTACACAGAAAAGGAAATCATCGTAATCAATGATGGATCGAATGACAACGGCGCTACCAGAAAAGATGCTGAGTCATTCGTTCCCAATATTATGTACTATGAGAAGGAAAATGGCGGCGTCGCATCTGCATTAAACCTGGGAATAGAAAAATCAACCGGAGAATATATTTCGTGGCTTAGTCATGATGATTTTTATTATCCAAATAAGCTTGAAGATCAAATCTCTTACGTGACGAGTCTGGAAAACAATAAAGTTATTGTATTTTCGAATGAAGATATGGTAGATGAGAACAATATTGTTATTCGGCCCGCATTTCAACGTAAATTTGATAACTCTAAGTTTTATAGAGAATTATTAGTTAAGAAATTTATAGGAGGTTGTTCCTTGCTCATTCCCAGGAAAGCTTTTGATAGGTGTGGGGAATTTGATGAATCGCTTCGAACAGTCCAGGATTACGATATGTGGTTCAGGATGCTCAATAACGGCTATACATTTTCTTATTATCAGATAACATCTGGCGCAAAAAGGCGACACGGTGGACAGGATTCTCAACAAAAAAAAGAACTTCGCAGAAAAGAGAAAATTGTTCTGTTAAAAAGAGCTTTAACATCAATGACGGATGAAGTACTTCAAAAAAACTTTCCTAAAGGGTCCGGTGATTTCTTCACGATTGCCAGATCATTTTATAAACAGGGACTGTCTGAAGTTTATTTGTATTGTTTTGAAAGAGGTCTAAGGATAAGAACAGGTTTTAGGCAGCGATTATTGACAGTCCCCAGCTGTATATATACAAAGATATATCCTTTTTTCTATGAAAAGAGAAAAGCGATGAAAGAAATAATCAAAATCTTCTTGAAATCTGTAAGTAAGAAAAGATAA
- a CDS encoding acylneuraminate cytidylyltransferase yields the protein MAVAFIPVRGGSKSIPLKNIKPFCSKPLVYWNLQALEHADGVDHVVVATDSDAIEQAVAGFGFSKLEVYRRKAANATDTASTEAVMLEYLEAHPLKSEELFILVQATSPLTRTEDFAGALEYFRTSDCDSLLSCVRTKRFFWREDGTPLNYDYRNRPRRQEFDGLLMENGAFYINRAGNILWDKNRLSGKIAVYEMPEFTSVEIDEPDDWIIAESIMRRHSPERISEEKPELKLFLSDVDGTLTDAGMYYDQAGGEWKKFNTHDGKGFELLRSRGIKTGILTSENTAIVERRANKLKVDFLVQDVSAGGKLNAAEELCKKLGISLSSVAYIGDDINCAELLRAVGFAACPADALPAVKRIPGIRVLSLPGGHGAVREFIDLLLDGSDA from the coding sequence GTGGCTGTCGCGTTTATCCCGGTCCGGGGGGGGAGCAAGTCGATCCCCTTGAAGAATATAAAACCCTTCTGCAGCAAACCCCTTGTCTACTGGAACCTCCAGGCTCTTGAGCATGCCGACGGGGTTGATCATGTTGTTGTTGCCACCGATTCCGACGCAATTGAACAGGCCGTCGCCGGTTTCGGATTTTCGAAGCTGGAGGTCTACCGCAGGAAGGCCGCCAACGCCACGGATACCGCCTCTACCGAAGCGGTAATGCTGGAGTATCTTGAAGCCCATCCGCTGAAAAGTGAGGAGCTGTTCATTCTTGTGCAGGCCACCTCTCCTCTGACCCGCACGGAGGACTTTGCCGGTGCCCTGGAGTACTTCCGGACCTCGGACTGCGACAGTCTCCTCTCCTGCGTGCGTACAAAGCGTTTCTTCTGGCGTGAAGACGGTACTCCCCTTAACTACGATTACCGGAATCGCCCCCGCAGGCAGGAGTTCGACGGACTTCTTATGGAGAACGGGGCCTTCTACATCAACCGTGCCGGCAATATCCTGTGGGACAAAAACCGGCTTTCCGGAAAGATCGCCGTGTATGAAATGCCGGAGTTTACCTCCGTGGAAATCGACGAGCCCGACGACTGGATCATCGCCGAATCCATAATGAGGAGGCACTCTCCCGAACGGATTTCAGAGGAAAAGCCGGAGCTTAAACTTTTCCTGAGCGACGTAGACGGCACCCTTACCGATGCAGGTATGTACTATGATCAGGCCGGTGGAGAATGGAAAAAATTCAACACCCACGACGGCAAGGGTTTCGAGCTGCTGCGCAGCAGGGGCATAAAAACCGGAATCCTGACCAGCGAAAACACGGCGATCGTGGAACGCCGCGCCAACAAGCTTAAAGTGGATTTTCTGGTGCAGGATGTATCCGCCGGAGGTAAACTGAACGCAGCGGAGGAGCTCTGCAAAAAGCTCGGGATTTCTCTCTCCTCTGTCGCATATATCGGGGACGATATAAACTGCGCGGAGCTCCTCAGAGCCGTGGGCTTTGCGGCCTGCCCGGCCGATGCGCTGCCTGCGGTCAAACGGATTCCCGGTATCCGGGTACTATCCCTTCCCGGGGGGCACGGTGCGGTGCGGGAGTTTATCGATCTGCTTCTGGACGGGTCGGATGCATAA
- a CDS encoding CopG family antitoxin: MKDKHFEPLDSEEKELMESIKNDEFVSIRKNREKEISDAMQRAQATLKKDKRMNIRISERDLKNLKIRALEEGIPYQTLVSMVLHKYLSGKLKETA, encoded by the coding sequence ATGAAAGATAAGCATTTTGAACCATTAGATAGTGAAGAAAAAGAACTCATGGAATCAATAAAGAATGATGAGTTTGTTTCGATACGTAAAAACAGGGAAAAAGAGATAAGCGACGCTATGCAACGGGCACAAGCGACTCTCAAAAAGGACAAACGGATGAACATCCGTATATCCGAACGAGATCTCAAGAACCTGAAGATTCGCGCCCTTGAAGAGGGGATCCCTTATCAGACATTAGTCTCCATGGTTCTGCATAAATATCTTTCCGGAAAACTGAAAGAGACGGCATAA
- a CDS encoding N-acetylneuraminate synthase family protein, protein MTDITYSPPTVIAEIGCNHKGEMDIAKELIKMAAIFCKAPVAKFQKRTPRELLSEEQYNAPHPNPMHAYGETYGAHREYLELTVDQHRELMDYCNEFGVVYSSSVWDMTSAREIASLDPKLIKVPSAMNNYTAMLEYLCDNYGGQIHISTGMSTTEEVDDMVALFEKKGRAKDLVLYACTSGYPVPFEDVKLLDIPDLIQRYGGRVGDFGFSGHHLGIAIDVAAYALGATWIERHFTLDRTWKGTDHAASLEPDGLRRLVRDLNATYKSMGRKDGGLLDIEVEQREKLKWRAR, encoded by the coding sequence ATGACAGATATAACCTACTCCCCCCCCACCGTAATCGCAGAAATCGGTTGTAACCATAAGGGAGAAATGGACATTGCCAAAGAACTGATCAAGATGGCCGCCATCTTCTGCAAGGCACCGGTGGCTAAATTCCAGAAACGCACCCCCAGAGAGCTGTTGAGCGAGGAACAATACAACGCTCCCCATCCCAACCCCATGCATGCCTACGGAGAAACCTACGGCGCCCACCGGGAGTACCTGGAACTGACGGTGGACCAGCATCGGGAACTGATGGACTATTGTAACGAGTTCGGCGTTGTGTACAGCTCTTCTGTTTGGGACATGACTTCCGCACGGGAGATTGCATCTCTTGATCCGAAACTGATCAAGGTGCCTTCCGCCATGAATAACTATACGGCAATGCTGGAATACCTCTGCGATAACTACGGCGGACAGATCCATATCTCCACGGGAATGTCCACCACCGAAGAGGTCGACGATATGGTCGCCTTGTTCGAAAAAAAAGGACGCGCGAAGGACCTGGTACTCTATGCCTGTACCTCCGGTTACCCGGTACCTTTCGAGGACGTCAAGCTTCTGGATATTCCGGACCTTATACAACGCTACGGCGGACGTGTAGGGGACTTCGGCTTCTCCGGGCATCATCTGGGTATCGCTATCGATGTGGCTGCCTATGCTCTGGGGGCAACCTGGATCGAGCGCCATTTTACCCTGGATCGTACCTGGAAGGGGACCGACCATGCGGCATCCCTGGAGCCCGACGGTCTCCGGCGACTGGTGCGCGATCTGAATGCGACGTATAAGTCCATGGGGCGTAAAGACGGCGGCCTTCTGGACATCGAGGTGGAACAGCGGGAAAAACTCAAATGGAGGGCACGCTAG